The following proteins are co-located in the Magnetococcales bacterium genome:
- a CDS encoding pentapeptide repeat-containing protein: protein MPHYRVNFIDGDTLIEGYYQALTSAVESVAEEGTPLSGADLSSRDLQGISLPGVSLMESNLHGSNLAGADLSGANLEGSNLIKTGLGWSNLAGANLKECNLKGADMRGADLSGADLSGAILIGVDLRWANLSKADLRQANLRNADLRQAELAETDLRETNMQGVELS from the coding sequence ATGCCACACTACCGAGTCAACTTTATTGATGGGGATACCCTGATCGAAGGGTACTACCAGGCTCTGACCAGCGCTGTGGAATCGGTGGCGGAGGAAGGCACCCCTCTCTCTGGTGCGGACCTCTCCAGCCGGGATTTGCAGGGAATTAGCCTACCGGGTGTGAGCTTGATGGAATCCAATCTGCATGGGTCAAACCTTGCGGGCGCAGATTTAAGTGGCGCCAACCTGGAAGGCTCCAACCTGATCAAAACGGGACTGGGATGGTCCAATTTGGCTGGGGCGAACCTGAAAGAGTGTAACTTGAAGGGTGCGGATATGCGGGGAGCGGATCTCTCCGGCGCAGACCTTTCCGGCGCGATTCTGATCGGCGTGGATCTGAGATGGGCCAATCTATCCAAAGCCGACCTGCGCCAAGCCAACCTCCGCAACGCAGACCTTCGCCAGGCCGAGCTTGCGGAAACCGACTTGAGAGAAACCAACATGCAGGGAGTTGAGCTGAGCTGA